A stretch of the Saprospiraceae bacterium genome encodes the following:
- the tnpA gene encoding IS200/IS605 family transposase: MSLVMVYVHLVWVTKKRIPYLRSKELRKKTWFHILEYAKSKHIKIDHINGYRDHCHCLVQLKSNQNLQSIVHLLKGESSHWINEQKLLDELFQWQAGFYAASVSPSKLKFVRKYIQNQERHHQSGSLIDELDNHFPDVKSEV; the protein is encoded by the coding sequence GTGTCTTTAGTAATGGTATATGTGCATCTTGTTTGGGTAACAAAAAAGCGAATACCATATTTGCGTTCTAAAGAGTTAAGAAAAAAAACCTGGTTTCATATACTCGAATACGCAAAAAGTAAGCATATTAAAATTGATCATATCAATGGATATAGAGATCATTGTCATTGTTTAGTTCAATTAAAGTCAAATCAAAATCTGCAATCAATTGTACATTTATTAAAAGGTGAATCTTCCCACTGGATCAATGAACAGAAATTGTTGGATGAGCTGTTTCAATGGCAAGCAGGATTTTATGCTGCCTCAGTATCCCCTTCAAAATTGAAATTTGTTAGAAAATATATTCAGAATCAAGAACGGCATCATCAATCCGGTTCACTTATAGATGAATTAGATAATCACTTTCCTGATGTGAAATCTGAGGTTTAA